Part of the Phycisphaerales bacterium genome, AGGGCGTCGGCCAGCGCCCCGACCAGGCCGGGCAGCAGCGTCGCCGGCTCGCGCGACGGCTCGTCGTGGCAGGCGCCCGCGATCATCGGCACGACGGCGCCCCGGACGGCCCGGTCGATCGCCTTGATATCGATGAGGTAGCCCGTGACCGGATCGGGCACGCCGCGGGCGGTCACGTCGACGCTGTAGTACCGTCCCAGCCCCCGCATGGCCGGCTTGGCGGCGTAGCCGTTGGGGTCGGTGGCGATCTGGGAGGCCGGATCCCCGAACGAACGGTCGTTCACGCAGAACCGCGTGGTGCGGATGAGTTCGATGGTGCCGCTGGCCGGCGGGGACGTGCTGGTATCGCTCGGTGCCACGCCCCACGGTAGTACGATCCGACGGACCGTTCGGCTCCGAGCTGGACGGGAGAAGGAGGAACACCCATGACCCGCAGGACTCTCACGCGTGCCGGAACGGCGATCGGCCTCGGACTGCTGATCGGCATCGCCGGCTGCTCGGGCGACGGCAACGGCCACGACGACGATTCGATGCGTTCGACCAGCCAGCAGTCCGCCACCCACGACCGGCCCGACCAGGAGCGTGCCGACCAGGAGCAAACCGCCATGACCGGAACCCAGCAGTCTGGCCCCTCCGTCCGCGGCGTCCGATTCGAGATGGCCGACGGCTCGCTCGCGACGATGGACGAGTTCCAGGGCCGGGTGGTCCTCGTCGTCAACACCGCCAGCCGCTGCGGCCTGACGCCCCAGGTCGGCCAGCTCGAGACGCTGCAGCAGGCCAACGCCGGCAAGCCCTTCACCGTGCTCGCCTTCCCGAGCGCAAGCTTCAACCAGGAGCCCCTCGCGTCGGCCGAGGCCGCCAGCTTCTGCGCCGACATGGGCGCGACCTACCCCGTCGCCGCGAAGGTCGACGTGAAGGGCGAGAGCGCCCACCCGCTCTTCGCCACGCTCAGCGAGCAGGGCGGCGAGCCGACCTGGAACTTCACCAAGTACCTCGTCGACAAGGACGGCAACGTCGTCGCGCGGTTCGACCCCAGGACCGAGCCGACATCCGCCGAGATCCAGTCGGCGATCGACGCGGCGCTGCGGGGCTAGGGACTCCGTCGACGAGAAGGGGTTGTGGAACGACCGAATTTCGGGTACATTGACCCCACCCGCCGCTCGCCGCGGCGTGCGAGGGAGTGAGATATGCCCGAGCTTCGTCCATGCTTTCTAGCCTCGGCGGCGCTCCTGGCGTCCGCCTCGTGTGGCCTTGCACAGACCGCCATCGAGTGGGCCAGCGCCGTCGACGGTGACTTTGGCGTGCCGACTAACTGGTCGCCGGCGTTCGTACCCGGCGTGCTCGACACGGCCGTGCTCGGTCGTTCGGGGCCATACGTGGTCTCCACGGACGGCGGCGAGCTCGCCTCGGTCGAGATGCCCAACGCTGAGGCGACGCTGGGGCTGGACAGCGGAAGAACACTGGTGCTGACCGGCGCCCCCGGCCCGGGCGACCCGCGCACGGTCTCGGGCACGGGCACGCTGGTGGTGAACCGGGAGGCCGCCGCGGGCGGGGCCACGCTTATCCTCCACCGCGGCACCGTGATGACGGGCGTGATCCGGCTCAACGGCTTCGACGTCGATGCCGCGAGCCTCCGCACCGATGGCGACGGCCCGCCGCCCGTGCTCGCCGGCGTGGTATCCGGCCGCGGCCAGCTCCAGGACGACTTCGCTCTGACTGGGTCCCTCGACGCGACCGGTGCGGGCGACGTCCTCCGCGTCGACCGCGCCACGATCGTGCTGTCGCCGACCGCGATCGTCCGGGCCAACGCCGGGGGCGCCATCCTGCTCACGCAGACCACGATGCAGGGCGGCGTCTTCGACGGTGGCAATGGCGGGGGCCTCGACGCAAACGGCGGCGCCATCGCCGACGCCGAATTCCTGAACCGGTGGATCATGCCCCACGGGGCCCGTCTCCAACTGCAGGGCCTCGTCGATGGCGGCGGAACCATCGTCGTCAACGACCGCCCGGGCGGGCAGCGAACCAGCCTGGAGCTGGCCCAAGCCGCGACGATAGAGGTCGCCGTGGTGCTGAACGGCCCCGAAGACTCAAGCGATGCCCGGCTGGTGGGACCCGCCTCGGGCGCGCCGCCAGTGATGCTGGGCGAGGTCACCGGAGCGGGCCAGCTCGTGGGGCGCTTGGAGCTGGCCGGCAGGCTGGCACCGAGCGCGGGCGACGGCTCGCCCGATTCGTCCATCGGCACGCTCGTCCCCAGGAGCGCCGATCACACGATCACCGCGACGGCGCGCACGGAGATCGACGTCGCGGGAACGGCCGACGACGCGTTCGACCGCATCGCCGGCCAGGGCACGATCCGGCTCGGCGGCACGCTCGCGGTTGCCTTCGCCGACGGCTTCGCACCAGCGCCCGGCGACCGCTTCGAGATCGTGAGCGCGACGAGCATCGAGGGTACGTTCGACGCGGTCGACCTCGGCTCGGTCGGTAGCGCCGGCCCGGCCCACCTGGTGTACGCGGGCGACTCGGTCACCGTCGTCGCGTGCGCCGCCGACCGCGATGGCGACGGCGAGCTGACCATCTTCGACTTTCTGGGCTTCCAGAACCAGTTCGACGCCGGCGACGCGCAGGCCGATCTGGACCGTGATGGATTGTTGACGATCTTCGACTTCCTGGCGTTCCAGAATCGCTTCGATGCAGGGTGCGGGTGAGGCACGAGCGATGTACTCAGTGATGGCGACGCGACACCCACGGATCGTGATGTTGAAGCTCGTCGCCGTCGCAACCGTCGCCGGCCTGGTACCTGCCGTCCTGAACGTGCCGATCTAGGCGGACGTGGCCCGGCGCACGCCGATCTATCGCCTCGCTCATTCCCAAGTTCTCGCTGCCTGCTGCCCGATCCCCGATGCCTCCCGCCTCCGCGTACCCTGACCCATGCCCACCTTCCGCTACCAGGCCGTCGACGCGAACGGGCAGGCCGTGATCGGCACGCTCGCGGGGGCCAGCGAGGCGGCCATCCTCGGCGAGCTGGCCGAGCGGAGCCTGGTGCCCGTCGAGGTCACCGCCCAGAAGCCCAGGGCTTCATTCCGCAAGAAGGGCCTGGGCCCCCGCCAGCTCGCCACGGCATACCAGCAGGTCGCCGACCTCCTGCGCGCGGGCGTGCCGCTCATGCGCGCCATCACGCTGCTGGCCCGCGGCAAGAGCAAGCCGCGCCGGGCCGAGATCTTCCGGCAGCTCGCCGAGGGGGTCAGCCGGGGCGAGGAACTCGCCGACGCGATGGCCGCCCAGGAGGGCGTCTTCCCGCAGACGCACGTCGCGATGGTGCGCGCGGGCGAGAAGGGCGGGAGCCTCGAGCCGGTGCTGGTGCGACTGGCGGGCATGGTCAAGGCCCAGGCCGAGCTGCGGGCCAAGCTGTTCGGCGCGCTCGCCTACCCGGCGGTGCTGGTGTTCGTGGGCGTGGGCGTGCTGGGGCTGATCTTCGGCCTGTTCCTGCCCATGTTCGGCGACGTGCTCGAGCAGGTCGACCCGATGCCGCCCATTACCGTCGCGCTGTTCGCCATCAGCGCCGCCGTCACGAGCAAGGGGCCGATCACCGCCATCGTGCTCGCGGTGCTGGCGGCCATCGCGTGGCGGCTGAGCAAGCGGCCGGACGTCTCGCGCGCCATCGCCGTCGCCAAGACGCGGGCCCCGGTGCTCGGGCCGCTGGTGCGGTCGATCGCCGTCGCGCGCTTCTGCCGGACGTTCGGGACGATGCTGGCCAACGGCGTGCCCGTGCTGGCGGCCATGCGGATCGCCGAGGACGCCGCCGGCAACGTGCTCTTGAAGGAGGCGGTCGCCGAGGCGGGCGAGGCGGTGAAGGCGGGCGAGCCGCTGGCGGGCCCGCTGGGCGTCAGCGGGCTGTTCGACGAGGACGTGGTCGAGATGATCTCGGTGGGCGAGAGCGCCAACAACCTGGCCGACGTGCTCGAGACCATCGCCGAGACGATCGAGTCGCGGGTCGAGCGGCTGCTATCGACGGCGGTGGCGCTGGTGGGCCCGGTGATGCTGCTGTCGCTGGCAGTGGTGGTGGCGTTTGTGGCTATCGGACTCATCTTGCCGATGCTGGAGCTGAGCGACGTCAGCTGACCGACGGGCTGTCGCGTGGGCCCCGGGCGTCCGCCTGGGAATTCCCGCGTTACGCCCGGCGATAAGCTAGCGTAGACTAAGCCTGCGGACCACTCGGCCCGCAAGCGACAGGCAGCGACCATCCACGACAGCACGGCAGCGGCGGGGTCGGACCCCCGCTCGAAGGCCCGGCGAGGGCCCCTCGAAGGGAAGACGGAACGATGCAGACCCGATCGCACACCACGACCGAACGTGGCGGCCAGCGCCGCAAGCCCATGGCCGCGAAGACCTTGCGTCGGCGGGCCTTCTCGCTGATCGAGATCATGATCGTGCTGGCCATCATCGTGATGATCAGCGGCCTGGTGGGCTTCGCCCTGCTCAGCCGCCGCGACGAGGCCAAGGTGAACGAGGCCGAGATCAAGATCAACACGCTCAAGGGCGCCCTGCTCGACTTTAACCGCCGTTACGGCCGCTACCCGACCGAGGACGAGGGCCTGGCCGTGCTGTGGAGCAGCTCGACGGTCGACCCGGAGCTCGAGGACCAGTGGTCCGAGTCGGTCAGCGAGTCGATGCCCAACGACCCCTGGGGTAATCCGTGGGAGTACAACCCCGAGGGCCTCAGGCGCGAGGGCTACTACGACCTCTCGAGCAACGGGCCCGACGGCGAGCCCGAGACCGAGGACGACATCTACGCGTGGGCCGAGGACGAGGACGGCATGGGCTCCAGCGAGGGCCTGGCCCCGCCGCCGGCGGGCTGATCGCCCGTTCTGGTCGCCCGTCCTGATCGCGGGGCGATCCGGCTTGGGTTTCTTGTGGAGGTGTCGGGACGATGCGCCGCCGAGGCTTCACGCTCATCGAGGTGCTCGTGGCCCTGGGGCTGCTGGTGGTGATCTCGTCGCTGGCGCTGCCCGTCGCGCTCACCAACACCGACGGGGCGCGCGCCCGCACGGCCGAGCGCATCCTGACGCTGGCGCCCGCCGTCGCGCGGGCCGAGGCCCAGCGGTCGGGCGTGCCCGTGGCGTTGGTGCTCGCACCGTCCGAGGATGACCAGTCGCTGAGTCTGCTCGTCGTGCGTGAGCCCGAGCCGGGCGCTGAGTCCGCCGCCGACCAGCGCGCCGACCCCAGCGACGTCTCGACCTGGCCGCGCGTCGACGAGGATCGGGTGCTTCCCGAGGGCACGCGCCTGTGGCAGGGCCAGATGCAGCGGCTCGAAGCGTTCGAGGAACGGGCCCGGGCCCAAGCCGAGGCCGAGCCCGCCGAGGGCTCGCCGCTCGAGCTGGCGTTCACCGACGACGAGGAACTCGCCCCGCCGCTGGGCGCGATGGACGAGCCCGCCGAACCGGTGGTGCTCGCGTGGTACCTGAGCGATGGATCGGCCATGGCGGGCGAGGCGACCGTCGTGCGCCTGGCAGACGGCCGCGTCGTGCGGGTGCGGGTCGAGCCGCTCGTCGGCCGGCTCGTGTTCACCCGCGCGCCGGAGCTGGAAGAGCGGCCCGAGCGACCGGATGAACCCGACGAAGCGCCCGCGGACGCTTCCGAGCCCGACGGGCAGGACTCGCCCGAGCGTCCCGTTCGAAGTGCGACGACGGCGTCGCGGTTCGAGGCGCCCCAATTCGAGCGTCCGCAGTTCGACGAGTTCGAGTTCGATCGCCCCGAGTTTGAGTCGCGCGACTTCGATCGGCGCGGGTTCGAGTCTCGGGGCTTCGAGTCCAGGGACTTCGATTCGCGGGAGTTCGAACAACGCGAGTTCGAACAACGCGAGTTCGAGCAGCGTGAATTCGACGACCTGCAGTTCGATCCGCTCGAATTCGACGACCTCGGCGACGGCGACGAATCCGAGGAATCGAGCGACGAGGCCCAGGCACCCGAGCCGCCCGAGCAGACCAATCCCGAGCCACCCCAGCCCAGACCGAGCCAGACCGGATAGCCCGACGGAATCAACGATGCCAGCCAGCACGCGGCGGAGCCGCAGGCCAACCAAGCGACACGGAGGTCGACGCGAGCACCCGCGCCGGGGCTTCGTGCTGCTCGACCTCGTGCTGGCGTTGGCGATGTTCGTGGTCGGCGGGCTGGCGATCCTCAGCCAGCTCGACTTCGGGGCCCGCCGGATCATCGACGCCGAGCACCGCCTGGGAGCCACCGGCGTCGCGCGCACGGCCCTGGGCCTGCTCGAAAGCGGCGCCATGAGCGACCGCGAACTGACCGGGCCGGCGAGCGAGTGGGCGTCGCCCGCGACCGAGAGCGCCGCGTTTGACGCGCCGAGCGACTGGATGTGCGAGGTCGACCTCGAGCCCAGCGAATGGCCCGGACTCTCGCTGGCGACGGTCCGCGTGCGCCGGCTGGAAGCGGACGGCGAGGGGCCCGTGCTGGCGACGCTCCGGCAGCTCGTGCCGATGGACGGCGTCGGGGGTGGGCCATGAGCCAGGCCTTGCGCTGCCCACGCGTCCGCGGGTTCACCATGCTCGAGGTCATGATCGCGATCGGGATCCTGGCGGTCCTGAGCGCGGCCCTGATCACGTTTACGTTCGGTCTTGCTGGTCGGCGGGATCGGCTCGTGCGCGAGGGCGAGCGAAGCGCCATGCTCGCGCGCGTGCTCGACCGCGTCGAGCGATTGGCGGCGACCGCGTCCCATCATGCGCGCCATGGCGAGGACTTCTTCGAGCTGCGTGGTCGCGGCATCTGGCCGGCGGCCGGCCGGTCGGGCGTGCCCGCCGGAGCATCGGACGTCACCGGTCGGCTGTCCTTCTCGGAAGACGCCGAAGAAATCACCTGGCGCGAGACGAGCGGGAGCGAGTCGGTCGAGCTGGTCGTGACCGACGTCGAAGCCGTCTACGTCGATCACTTCGAAGAACTGGTGACCGCCTCGGGCAGCCGCCCGCCGCTGCGGCTATGCATCTGGCTCGCGCCGGTCGACCGCCAACGCCAGGTGGACCCGGAAGAGGAACTGGACGAACGATTCGCGCCCGAACGATCGCTGTTCGACGAGCCCGAACTGCCCGAGCGACCGGCCGACGTCGTGTTCGTCGTGGGCGATCCGCTCGGCAAGTCGCTGGGCGGAACACAGCCGAGCCCCCCGGACGACCCGATGGGGATGGCGCCATGACCCGCACGAGGCACGAGCGCGGGGTCGCGGTGCTGGTGGTGCTGGTGGTGCTGGCCATCGGCGCCCTGGCGGGTACGGTCGCGCTGCTGGCCGCCCGCAGCGCGGGCGAGGCGACGGCGTCGACCGCCGGCCGGCTGCAGTCGCGCCTGACCATGCGGTCGGGCATGCTGGCGATCGAGCAGGCCGCGCTCGACCAGCGGGCCGACGTACTCGCCGGCGGCGAATTCGTCGTCGACGACCCGATCGAGCTGTTCGAGGAGGGCAACCGCACCGCGACCTTCCGCCTCGACGCCGGCATTACGCCCGACGCCGTCTCGCTCGACGCCCTGCTCGACGTCAACACGTGCACCGCGTCGATGCTGGCAAGGCTGCCCGGCATGGACGAGACGCTCGGCGCGGCGGTGGCCGCAGAATTGCCCGTGCGGTCGCTCCGCGAGCTGCTCGACGCCGAGGGCGTGACCGTCGAGCTCGTGTACGGCGAGTACGACGAGCAGGGGCAGTTGACCTCCGACACGATCCCGCTGGCCAGCCTGCTGACGGTGGGATCGGTCGATCCGGCGATCGCCGTCGGCGTGGGCGGTGCGTCGACCCTGGCCGAGCGAGTCGACGTGTCCCAGCCGTTCGACGAGGCCATGGGCGAGCGGCTGACCGCGTCGCTCGACCGGCAGGAGGGCTCGGGCCAGCTCGTCGCGATGCTGGCTCAGCGGGATACGCCGCCCTCGTCACTTGTGGACGTCGCAAGGGCGCTTCGCAGCCAGATGACCCTGGCGACGACGGGGCAGGTGCTCGACGTCGTCTGCATCGGGAGCGCCCCGGGCCGGGGACGGGTCGACATCAACCGAGCGCCGTTCGAGGTGCTCGCGGCGCTGCCGGGCCTCGACGAAGAAACCGCCCAGCAGATCGTCGACGCGCGGCGGAGCCTTGATCCCGACGAGTTGAAGGATCCCCTGTGGCCGCTGCGCGAGGGGCTGGTCGATGAGGACACCATGCTGGAAGTCCTCGAGCGGGTCACGACCAGGAGCGTGCGCTGGGTGTTGCGTGCCGAGGCGGGCATGGCGGCCGTGCGCGAGCGTTCCGTGGGCATCGACTCGCTCGAAGACGCCCGGCGTGCGCGGGCGGGCATGTCGTCGGCCGACGAGGACCGCCTGCGCAACCGCGTGGCGATGGACCTGCTGGTCGACTTCTCCGGCCCTCGGCCCGTGGTCGTTCCGCTGGGCGAGGTGAGCATCGCCGGCGAGCTGGCGGCCGTCGCCCGCGTGCTGGCCCTGGCCGATGGCCCGACGGACGAGCTGCCCGAGCCCGAGCGTGACGGCCGGGAGGTGCGCCCGTGAGCGGCACGCGACTGGCCATGGAGTGGCACGCCGGCTGGCTGACGGTCGTCCCCGTCGGCAGCGAGCGGGGTCGGCCCCGGCTGGGCACGGGGTTCTGCACGAGGTTGCCCGAGTCGATCGCGAGCGACGACGCCGAGGCGGTCGGGCAGTGGGTAGGCGAGCAACTCCGCCAGGCCGGGCTCAAGGGCCGGCAGGTCGCGTGGGTCGCGGGCCGGGGAGACCTGCTTCTCAAGCGGCTGAGCCTGCCCAAGCCGCCGAGCGAGGGCCAGCTTCCGGCGATGGTGAAGCTGCAGATGAGCCGTGCCATGCCGGTGCAGGGCTCGGACGCGTCGACCGACTTCGTGGTGCTTCGCGAAGACGACGGCAAGCTCGACCTGCTGGGCGCCTCGGTGCCAGCCGAGCGGATGGCCTGGATGCGGTCGATGCTCGGGGCCGCGAAGCTGAAGCTGGCCTCGGTGGTGCTGCGGGCGCAGTGCTCGGCGTGCATCGCCGGGCTGCCCGACGCCGGGCACGCACGGATCGTGGTCTCGCCCGGCGCCTCGTCGGTCGAGATCGCGGTGGTCGAGCCGGGCGGCGTGGTCACCAGCCGGGGCGTTGATGCGACGTGGCCGACGGGCGAGCAGGAGGGCTTCGTCCGCCGCATCGCCGTCGAGGTGAAGCGGACGTGGATGGGCTACCGCGCGGCCCAGCACTCGCTGCCGGTGCAGGACGCGGTCGTGATCGGCGGCAGCGGGCTCTGCCAGGCGATCGCCGAGGAAGTCGCCGAGACGATCGAGGCCGAAACGACAGCGCTGTCGGCCGAATCGTTCGCGGTGCAGGGTGACCCGAGCGGCGCCGACACGACGCGGTGGCTCGCGCTCGCGGGCATCGGCGTCGGTTCGTGCAAGGGCATCGACCTGCTGAATCCCACGCGCGCCCGAGCCGAGCGGTCGCAGACGCGAGAGCGCGTGCTGCTCGGCGCGATGGCAGTCATCGCCGTCGTGGGCGGGCTCGGCGTGTACGGCTACATCCGATTGGGCGATCTCCAGCAGGAGAAGGCCCGCCTGACCAGCCAGGTCTCGACGCTCCGCGGCGACTACACCGAGCTCGTGCTCGACCAGACGCGGCTCGAGCACCTGCGGGCCCTCCGCCAGACGCGGCCCGAATGGTCGGGCCACCTCGAGCGCGTGATTGGCCACGCGGCGGCGTCGGGCGTGCGGCTCGAGCAACTGTCTGGCGCCTCGCGGGGCGGCGTGTGGTTCGGCGACCCGAGCGGCGCCCGGAGCTATTCGTTTACGGCCGCCGAGTACCGGCCGGCCGTCCGCGGCGAGCTCAGCCTCCAGGGCGTGGGCGAGCAACGCGATGCGGCGAGCGCGGTGCGCGGCCGGCTCGTCGACGACCCGCTTTACTTTGTACAGACACAGGGGCCCGACGCGGGGCTGGGCTTCAAGCTCGAGGTCGATACGACGACGCGCGCGGCCTCGCAGGTCACGGAAGCTTCCTCCGGAGAGGGCGACCAGACCGACGCGGGCGAAGGGGGTGGCCCGTGAACCCCCGCCTGGTGCGCTTGCTCATGGTCGCCGGCGGCGCGGTGGCGCTCGCCGGCGCGTTGGGGTGGGGCTACGTTGCGCTCTACGAGCGTCCCGCGGCCCAGCTCCGCGACGACATCGAGTCGCTGACCGGCCAGAAGGGCGACTACGAGACCGCGCTGCTGGAGGAAAGCCGCGTTCGCCGCGAGCTCGAAGAGATCGTCGCAGGCGCCGTCCACGCAGACCGCGACTCGCTCGAGCACCGGCTGCGAACCGCCAGCGCGACGCTCGCGTTCGATGCCGGGCTGACGAGGCTCGAGATCAACTCGCTGCCGCCCAGGGCGCTCGGCAACCCGGCGGGCCAGGCGCGAGGCATCCGGGAACGCTCCTTCCAGCGCTCGTTGCGCGACCGGATCGATGCCAGCGAAGCGCGGGTCGTGGTTTCGGGCGAGGGCACGCTGGAGTCGGTGCTGCGGGCGTTGGCGCTTGCCGACGCGCAGCGTTGGACGCTCGGCGTGGACTCATGGAGCATCAAGCCCGCGCGCCTCGAGGAAGGCAAGCCGGCCGTGTTCAAGCTGTCGATGACGCTGACGGCCCTTGTGGTGGACGACGGCGGCTCGATCGCGGGCGAGATCACCATCGACCCGCTGGACGACCGCGTGCAGGGTCAACTCGCTTCGGTGGTGCTTGCCGACCCGTTCAAGACGGCGTTGGCGCCGCAGCCGGTGGTCGTGCAGGCGCCGCCGCCACCACTGCCACCGAAGACCGAGCCGCCACCGCCGCCCCCGCCGGGCGCGGGCTGGCGCCTGGCGGGCGTCTTGAAGGGCGAGACCGGGCAATACGCGATCGTGGTGCACGAGAACGGACGCCGGCGGACGCTGGCGCTGGGAGAGGAGGTCGGCGGGCTCCGGCTGGCCGACCTGCTGGGAGAGGTGGCCACCTTCGAGGCCAACGACGAGCGATTCGAGGTGCGCAACGGCGAGCTGCTGGCCGCCGCGCGCGGAAGGGAACGGCGATGAGTCTGGACCAAGGACGACGTGCAACCGACAACGCCCCCGCCGGGCGCACCACCTCGAAGGCGAAGGGAGACGCTCGCATGAGCAGCGTCGTGAAGGGGCACGTGGCCGCGGCCCTCGTGCTGTCGTGTGGCATGGCGATGAGCGTCGACGCAGCGCAAGACGGAACGGCCGGCGCCACGCTGGCCGAGGCGCCCCGGACCGATCCGCCGCCCACGCTCGAGCAGCGCTCGGCCACGCCGATCAGCTTCAGCTTCGAGAATGCGCCGTACTCGGAGGTGCTGGGCTTCTTCTCGCGCGAGGCGGGCGTGCCCATCATCTACCAGGCGGCC contains:
- a CDS encoding glutathione peroxidase, which codes for MTRRTLTRAGTAIGLGLLIGIAGCSGDGNGHDDDSMRSTSQQSATHDRPDQERADQEQTAMTGTQQSGPSVRGVRFEMADGSLATMDEFQGRVVLVVNTASRCGLTPQVGQLETLQQANAGKPFTVLAFPSASFNQEPLASAEAASFCADMGATYPVAAKVDVKGESAHPLFATLSEQGGEPTWNFTKYLVDKDGNVVARFDPRTEPTSAEIQSAIDAALRG
- a CDS encoding GC-type dockerin domain-anchored protein; translated protein: MPELRPCFLASAALLASASCGLAQTAIEWASAVDGDFGVPTNWSPAFVPGVLDTAVLGRSGPYVVSTDGGELASVEMPNAEATLGLDSGRTLVLTGAPGPGDPRTVSGTGTLVVNREAAAGGATLILHRGTVMTGVIRLNGFDVDAASLRTDGDGPPPVLAGVVSGRGQLQDDFALTGSLDATGAGDVLRVDRATIVLSPTAIVRANAGGAILLTQTTMQGGVFDGGNGGGLDANGGAIADAEFLNRWIMPHGARLQLQGLVDGGGTIVVNDRPGGQRTSLELAQAATIEVAVVLNGPEDSSDARLVGPASGAPPVMLGEVTGAGQLVGRLELAGRLAPSAGDGSPDSSIGTLVPRSADHTITATARTEIDVAGTADDAFDRIAGQGTIRLGGTLAVAFADGFAPAPGDRFEIVSATSIEGTFDAVDLGSVGSAGPAHLVYAGDSVTVVACAADRDGDGELTIFDFLGFQNQFDAGDAQADLDRDGLLTIFDFLAFQNRFDAGCG
- a CDS encoding type II secretion system F family protein; amino-acid sequence: MPTFRYQAVDANGQAVIGTLAGASEAAILGELAERSLVPVEVTAQKPRASFRKKGLGPRQLATAYQQVADLLRAGVPLMRAITLLARGKSKPRRAEIFRQLAEGVSRGEELADAMAAQEGVFPQTHVAMVRAGEKGGSLEPVLVRLAGMVKAQAELRAKLFGALAYPAVLVFVGVGVLGLIFGLFLPMFGDVLEQVDPMPPITVALFAISAAVTSKGPITAIVLAVLAAIAWRLSKRPDVSRAIAVAKTRAPVLGPLVRSIAVARFCRTFGTMLANGVPVLAAMRIAEDAAGNVLLKEAVAEAGEAVKAGEPLAGPLGVSGLFDEDVVEMISVGESANNLADVLETIAETIESRVERLLSTAVALVGPVMLLSLAVVVAFVAIGLILPMLELSDVS
- the gspG gene encoding type II secretion system major pseudopilin GspG translates to MQTRSHTTTERGGQRRKPMAAKTLRRRAFSLIEIMIVLAIIVMISGLVGFALLSRRDEAKVNEAEIKINTLKGALLDFNRRYGRYPTEDEGLAVLWSSSTVDPELEDQWSESVSESMPNDPWGNPWEYNPEGLRREGYYDLSSNGPDGEPETEDDIYAWAEDEDGMGSSEGLAPPPAG
- a CDS encoding prepilin-type N-terminal cleavage/methylation domain-containing protein — its product is MRRRGFTLIEVLVALGLLVVISSLALPVALTNTDGARARTAERILTLAPAVARAEAQRSGVPVALVLAPSEDDQSLSLLVVREPEPGAESAADQRADPSDVSTWPRVDEDRVLPEGTRLWQGQMQRLEAFEERARAQAEAEPAEGSPLELAFTDDEELAPPLGAMDEPAEPVVLAWYLSDGSAMAGEATVVRLADGRVVRVRVEPLVGRLVFTRAPELEERPERPDEPDEAPADASEPDGQDSPERPVRSATTASRFEAPQFERPQFDEFEFDRPEFESRDFDRRGFESRGFESRDFDSREFEQREFEQREFEQREFDDLQFDPLEFDDLGDGDESEESSDEAQAPEPPEQTNPEPPQPRPSQTG
- a CDS encoding type II secretion system protein gives rise to the protein MSQALRCPRVRGFTMLEVMIAIGILAVLSAALITFTFGLAGRRDRLVREGERSAMLARVLDRVERLAATASHHARHGEDFFELRGRGIWPAAGRSGVPAGASDVTGRLSFSEDAEEITWRETSGSESVELVVTDVEAVYVDHFEELVTASGSRPPLRLCIWLAPVDRQRQVDPEEELDERFAPERSLFDEPELPERPADVVFVVGDPLGKSLGGTQPSPPDDPMGMAP
- a CDS encoding type II secretion system protein GspK; this translates as MTRTRHERGVAVLVVLVVLAIGALAGTVALLAARSAGEATASTAGRLQSRLTMRSGMLAIEQAALDQRADVLAGGEFVVDDPIELFEEGNRTATFRLDAGITPDAVSLDALLDVNTCTASMLARLPGMDETLGAAVAAELPVRSLRELLDAEGVTVELVYGEYDEQGQLTSDTIPLASLLTVGSVDPAIAVGVGGASTLAERVDVSQPFDEAMGERLTASLDRQEGSGQLVAMLAQRDTPPSSLVDVARALRSQMTLATTGQVLDVVCIGSAPGRGRVDINRAPFEVLAALPGLDEETAQQIVDARRSLDPDELKDPLWPLREGLVDEDTMLEVLERVTTRSVRWVLRAEAGMAAVRERSVGIDSLEDARRARAGMSSADEDRLRNRVAMDLLVDFSGPRPVVVPLGEVSIAGELAAVARVLALADGPTDELPEPERDGREVRP